The Thermogemmata fonticola sequence TAACGGCTGAAGTTGTCGGTGGGCCAATCCACCCCCGCGCGATGCTTGAATTCCCATTGTGAGCAGGGAATGGGGAGTTTTCAAGACTCGACCGTGCCGAGGCCGATAGTCGAGGTCCTCGGTCTTCGGCGGCAGAAGACGGCGGAGCTAGAGGGGCAGTCGTAGTCCTGGAAGGTGAGCGGCATCAGACCTGCGGGGATCAAACCTGCGGGGGGACGGAGGGTGTCGGGGGTTGGGCCGGGGCATCGTCGAAGGTCGGCTTGGATGCCGTGGGGGTGACCCGCTGCGGCGGCTTGACTGGTTCCGGTTCGATCGCCCCGCGCGGTTGCGGCGTCTCACTGATCTCTTCCTCCAGGCCGCGCATGCCTCGCTTGAACTCGACGGTCGCTTTGCCGAGGGAACGGGCCACTTCCGGCAGTTTGCGGCCGAACAGCAGAATCCCCAGGATGATCAAGAGCAGGATTTCCG is a genomic window containing:
- a CDS encoding twin-arginine translocase TatA/TatE family subunit; translated protein: MSTPTLLAFFNLGGPEILLLIILGILLFGRKLPEVARSLGKATVEFKRGMRGLEEEISETPQPRGAIEPEPVKPPQRVTPTASKPTFDDAPAQPPTPSVPPQV